A genomic window from Coraliomargarita parva includes:
- a CDS encoding ATP:cob(I)alamin adenosyltransferase codes for MKPKLSKNLDEVCYPYIYEDSLKCDYEIHTDEMCRQIGGILAVMPPEFPELIAELEALQPMVYHLNGSIRGKCALTEEDLTWLRDCYARHREATAGAISGFVLPRGSVPVPQLNSASSAAKKAIRLMVRLHREEGLDIPDVLHRFCNVLCNYLFTLTIVINQARGLKEIPFESGSYRVRTLKRKAEGL; via the coding sequence ATGAAGCCGAAATTGAGCAAGAATCTGGATGAAGTCTGCTATCCTTATATTTATGAGGATTCGCTCAAGTGTGATTATGAAATACACACGGATGAGATGTGCCGTCAAATCGGCGGAATCCTTGCGGTCATGCCTCCGGAGTTTCCGGAACTCATTGCGGAATTGGAAGCGCTTCAGCCGATGGTGTATCACTTGAACGGTTCGATCCGGGGGAAGTGTGCCTTGACGGAGGAAGATTTGACCTGGTTGCGGGACTGTTACGCCCGGCACCGCGAGGCGACTGCCGGGGCGATTTCGGGTTTCGTTTTGCCCCGTGGTTCGGTCCCGGTGCCACAGCTCAACAGCGCCAGCTCCGCGGCGAAGAAGGCGATCCGCCTGATGGTTCGCCTGCACCGCGAAGAGGGCCTGGACATTCCGGATGTGCTCCATCGCTTCTGCAATGTGCTTTGCAATTACCTGTTCACCCTGACGATTGTGATCAATCAGGCGCGCGGCTTGAAGGAGATCCCTTTTGAAAGCGGCAGCTACCGGGTCCGGACGCTGAAGCGGAAGGCTGAGGGCCTTTGA
- a CDS encoding riboflavin synthase yields the protein MFTGIVEETGTVVAFEDRQAAWRLILDTETITDDLAIGDSVAVNGCCLTVVAIEGKRIHFDLLAESVRLTSIEGIGPGGKVNLERALLPSTRMGGHFVSGHVDGTGVVENIEPRGKDFFFRIRPENPENLRYIVHKGSITVDGISLTVAEVDASGFVIWLIPHTMEITNLHTKKVGDKVNLEYDLIAKYVEKLFAGGGGPN from the coding sequence ATGTTCACTGGAATCGTAGAAGAAACCGGCACAGTGGTCGCCTTTGAGGACCGGCAGGCCGCCTGGCGTCTGATCCTGGATACCGAAACCATCACCGACGACCTCGCCATCGGTGACAGTGTGGCCGTCAACGGCTGCTGCCTGACCGTGGTGGCGATTGAAGGAAAACGTATTCACTTCGATTTGCTGGCCGAGAGCGTGCGCCTGACCTCGATCGAGGGCATCGGCCCCGGCGGCAAGGTCAATCTGGAGCGCGCGCTGCTGCCCAGCACACGAATGGGCGGGCACTTTGTTTCCGGCCATGTGGACGGAACCGGTGTGGTCGAGAATATCGAGCCCCGCGGCAAGGACTTCTTCTTCCGGATCCGTCCGGAAAACCCGGAAAACCTGCGCTACATCGTGCATAAGGGCAGTATCACGGTAGACGGCATCTCGTTGACCGTCGCGGAAGTCGATGCCAGCGGATTTGTCATCTGGCTGATTCCCCACACCATGGAAATCACAAACCTGCACACCAAGAAAGTGGGCGACAAGGTGAACCTCGAATACGACCTGATCGCGAAGTACGTGGAGAAGCTCTTCGCCGGGGGCGGAGGTCCGAACTGA
- a CDS encoding ABC transporter substrate-binding protein — protein MFFRFFQFLVLVTCLCGLNTLRADEPEYAQNFNIEQFPGYRLLTVSNAYRNSDQTYRYALVPKTAPLPADLPKDALLVRTPVERIVCMETVYIGYLEALGALDRIVGAATTNFISNPTVRARVETGEIAKMQIGQNMDIERMLLIQPDLILTSISGDPSFDVPPKLIRSGLPVVLSAGYMERHPLARSEWLKFIAAFLEKDAEAEILYRDIATRYNALVEQAAQAKTRPTVFCGAPYSGIWHVPGGKSYTAQAIADASGRYLWAGDDSQGGIPLDTERVFLKAAKADIWLNPSSYRTMPALRSADPRFAMFQAARQGKVFNHTRQVGPEGGNPIWEYGVVHPDEVLADLIQIFHPGLLAERELLFYERLN, from the coding sequence ATGTTTTTTCGTTTCTTCCAGTTCCTCGTCCTCGTCACTTGCCTCTGCGGCTTGAACACGCTCCGTGCGGACGAGCCCGAATACGCGCAGAACTTCAACATCGAGCAGTTTCCCGGATACCGCCTCCTCACCGTAAGCAATGCCTACCGCAACTCGGACCAGACCTACCGCTACGCGCTGGTTCCGAAGACCGCCCCACTCCCTGCCGACCTGCCCAAAGATGCCCTGCTCGTACGCACGCCGGTCGAGCGCATCGTCTGCATGGAAACGGTCTATATCGGCTATCTGGAAGCACTGGGAGCCCTCGACCGCATCGTTGGAGCCGCCACCACTAACTTCATCAGCAATCCCACGGTGCGGGCCCGGGTCGAAACAGGCGAGATTGCAAAAATGCAGATTGGGCAAAACATGGACATCGAGCGCATGCTCCTGATCCAGCCCGACCTCATCCTGACCAGTATTTCCGGGGACCCCAGCTTCGACGTCCCACCCAAGCTCATCCGCTCCGGCTTACCCGTCGTCCTCTCCGCCGGTTACATGGAGCGCCATCCGCTGGCCCGCTCGGAATGGCTCAAATTCATCGCGGCCTTCCTCGAAAAGGACGCTGAAGCCGAGATTCTCTATCGCGACATCGCGACCCGCTACAATGCGCTGGTCGAACAAGCCGCCCAAGCGAAAACCCGGCCCACGGTCTTCTGTGGCGCCCCCTATTCCGGGATCTGGCATGTGCCCGGCGGAAAAAGCTACACGGCACAAGCCATCGCCGACGCCAGCGGTCGCTATCTCTGGGCCGGGGACGACAGTCAGGGCGGAATTCCACTCGATACCGAACGCGTCTTTCTAAAGGCGGCCAAGGCAGACATCTGGCTCAACCCCAGCAGTTACCGGACGATGCCAGCGCTCCGCTCCGCCGACCCGCGCTTCGCCATGTTCCAAGCCGCCCGCCAAGGCAAGGTCTTCAACCACACCAGGCAAGTCGGTCCCGAAGGGGGCAACCCCATCTGGGAATACGGAGTCGTGCACCCCGACGAGGTGCTGGCCGACCTTATCCAGATCTTCCACCCGGGGCTACTGGCCGAGCGGGAACTGCTGTTCTACGAGCGCCTGAACTGA
- the trxB gene encoding thioredoxin-disulfide reductase, whose translation MEDVIILGTGCAGLTAAIYTGRAQLNPLVLEGTQPGGQLTTTSEVENFPGFPEGIDGFMMMDNLRKQAAKFGARYEHAKVDKITIENGVKKLYAGEKTYEAKSVIVATGARPRLLGIPGEKEMYGGKGVTTCATCDGAFYRDMDVVVIGGGDSACEEALFLTRFCSKVTLIHRRDELRASQIMADRATSHQKIEMAWNSLPQEVIADEKGFTRAIRVKDAKTGEEREIPCKGVFIAIGHIPNTDFVDGLLDRDGDGYIIPESGSQVKTKFPGFYAAGDCVDHVYRQAITAAGMGCQAAIEAERWLAEQV comes from the coding sequence ATGGAAGACGTCATCATTCTCGGGACCGGCTGCGCCGGTCTGACCGCCGCAATTTACACGGGCCGCGCCCAGCTCAACCCGCTGGTGCTCGAAGGCACCCAACCGGGCGGACAGCTCACCACCACTTCGGAAGTGGAGAACTTTCCCGGCTTCCCCGAGGGCATCGACGGCTTCATGATGATGGACAACCTGCGCAAGCAGGCCGCCAAATTCGGCGCCCGATACGAGCACGCCAAGGTCGACAAGATCACGATCGAGAACGGGGTAAAAAAGCTCTATGCCGGCGAGAAGACCTACGAGGCCAAGTCGGTCATCGTGGCGACAGGCGCACGCCCCCGACTGCTGGGCATCCCCGGCGAAAAGGAAATGTACGGCGGCAAGGGAGTGACCACCTGCGCTACCTGTGACGGCGCGTTCTACCGCGACATGGATGTCGTGGTGATCGGCGGGGGCGACTCCGCCTGTGAGGAAGCCCTTTTCCTCACCCGCTTCTGCTCCAAGGTGACCCTGATCCACCGCCGGGACGAGCTGCGTGCCTCCCAGATCATGGCCGACCGCGCCACCTCGCACCAAAAGATCGAGATGGCCTGGAACTCACTGCCTCAGGAAGTGATTGCGGACGAGAAGGGCTTTACCCGTGCCATCCGCGTGAAGGACGCCAAAACCGGCGAGGAACGCGAGATTCCCTGCAAGGGCGTCTTTATCGCCATCGGCCACATCCCCAACACTGATTTTGTCGACGGCCTCCTCGACCGCGACGGCGACGGCTACATCATCCCCGAAAGCGGAAGCCAGGTGAAGACCAAGTTCCCCGGCTTCTACGCCGCCGGCGACTGTGTCGACCATGTCTACCGCCAGGCCATCACCGCTGCCGGCATGGGCTGCCAGGCCGCCATCGAAGCCGAACGCTGGCTGGCGGAACAGGTTTAG
- the pdxH gene encoding pyridoxamine 5'-phosphate oxidase — MDLSDLRQNYTKHSFNQSDLLKSPFEQFEKWFKDAITAEVDEPNAMCLASVDGEGCPNTRTVLLKDFSAKGLTFYTNYSSQKAIDFESNPNAAATFLWLPLQRQVNVRGQVERVSKAESLKYFLSRPFASQLGAWASPQSKVITSRQLLEEKFAQMKRKFADGKIPLPDNWGGYRIVPRSFEFWQGRTSRLHDRFIYRRQADDSWTIERLAP; from the coding sequence ATGGACCTCTCCGACCTCAGGCAGAATTACACGAAGCACAGCTTCAACCAGTCCGACTTGTTGAAGAGCCCCTTCGAGCAATTCGAAAAGTGGTTCAAGGATGCGATCACCGCCGAAGTCGACGAGCCCAACGCCATGTGCCTGGCCTCGGTGGACGGCGAAGGCTGCCCCAACACGCGAACCGTGCTCTTGAAGGATTTTTCCGCCAAAGGCCTGACCTTCTACACCAACTACAGCAGCCAGAAGGCGATCGATTTCGAAAGCAACCCGAACGCCGCAGCCACCTTCCTTTGGCTGCCCCTGCAACGGCAGGTCAATGTCCGGGGACAGGTCGAGCGTGTCTCCAAGGCGGAATCACTCAAATATTTCCTCAGCCGCCCCTTCGCCAGCCAACTGGGCGCCTGGGCCTCTCCCCAAAGCAAGGTGATCACCTCACGCCAGTTGCTGGAGGAAAAATTCGCGCAAATGAAGCGCAAGTTTGCCGACGGCAAGATCCCCCTGCCCGACAACTGGGGCGGCTACCGGATCGTACCGCGCTCCTTCGAGTTCTGGCAGGGGCGAACCAGCCGGCTGCACGACCGTTTTATTTACCGCCGACAGGCCGACGACAGCTGGACGATCGAACGCCTGGCACCCTAA